In Limibacter armeniacum, a single window of DNA contains:
- a CDS encoding PorP/SprF family type IX secretion system membrane protein, which produces MKIHMGNLFLCVYKVVPPKTVFTAIFAAVAFFVLVTPITCNAQDAQFTQFHAAPLYINPAMTGSTGDARAVVNYRDQWFRMPVNYQSSMASFDHHIRRYGFSYGVLLKNDRIGPNASLPIQQNTFLLSGAYMVKLNRRTTMNLGLQGGVIQSSLDYSGFIFGDQLNDMGDIGGTAESFSKDNVMMGDFSTGALVFAKRWWAGFAAHHINSPRYSYLGDEFNVPAKFTLQGGYVIPFEFLKRSRVGKLDDKTLTVTALYKSQGKSDQFSVGVYGHASPFLLGVWYRGIPLIKNNAEGDFNNDAVAVLMGFKLKGFNIGYSYDITISELPMDRAGSHELSLIYNFSTYKKYRKKPKKKVDPVVCPIPWM; this is translated from the coding sequence ATGAAAATTCACATGGGTAATCTATTTCTATGTGTTTACAAGGTTGTACCTCCAAAAACTGTTTTCACTGCTATTTTTGCTGCAGTTGCATTTTTTGTACTTGTAACACCAATAACGTGTAATGCGCAAGACGCCCAATTTACACAGTTTCATGCTGCTCCCCTCTATATAAACCCTGCCATGACAGGGTCTACTGGAGACGCACGTGCAGTAGTAAATTACCGTGACCAATGGTTTCGTATGCCAGTCAATTACCAGTCTTCAATGGCTTCCTTTGACCATCATATCCGCCGTTATGGATTTTCATATGGTGTTTTGTTAAAAAATGACCGGATTGGACCTAATGCCAGCCTCCCCATACAACAAAATACTTTTTTACTGTCTGGTGCTTACATGGTTAAGCTCAATAGAAGAACAACCATGAACCTTGGCCTGCAGGGAGGTGTGATACAAAGCTCGCTGGATTACAGTGGGTTTATCTTTGGAGATCAGCTTAATGATATGGGTGATATTGGAGGTACAGCTGAAAGCTTTTCCAAAGACAATGTCATGATGGGTGACTTCTCAACTGGTGCATTGGTTTTTGCCAAAAGATGGTGGGCTGGGTTTGCTGCGCATCATATCAATAGTCCTCGATATTCTTATCTCGGTGATGAGTTTAATGTACCAGCCAAGTTTACCTTACAGGGTGGTTATGTTATTCCATTTGAATTCCTGAAACGCTCACGGGTTGGTAAACTTGATGATAAAACGCTTACAGTTACTGCTCTTTACAAATCCCAAGGAAAATCTGACCAATTCAGTGTTGGGGTTTATGGTCATGCATCTCCGTTCCTTCTTGGCGTGTGGTACCGTGGTATTCCACTAATCAAGAACAATGCTGAAGGAGACTTTAACAATGATGCCGTTGCTGTTCTAATGGGCTTTAAGCTCAAAGGTTTCAACATCGGCTATAGCTATGACATTACAATATCAGAATTGCCAATGGACAGGGCTGGCTCTCATGAGTTATCGCTTATATATAACTTCTCTACCTATAAGAAGTACAGAAAGAAACCGAAGAAAAAAGTAGATCCTGTAGTTTGCCCTATACCGTGGATGTAG
- a CDS encoding adenine phosphoribosyltransferase produces MSFDITSYIRDIHDFPKDGILFKDITPVLSNPKALTGTVEALLKMAEGLKVDKVVAMESRGFMFGTLLAARLGAGFVPVRKPGKLPFSTLKEEYALEYGTDALEMHTDAIQEGDHVLIHDDVLATGGTAEATVKLVERAGGKVVQLSFLMDLLFLNGRDRLQEYEVKSLVSY; encoded by the coding sequence ATGAGCTTCGATATAACATCATACATTCGCGATATTCATGATTTTCCAAAGGATGGTATTCTTTTTAAAGACATTACACCTGTATTAAGCAATCCAAAAGCATTGACAGGTACTGTTGAAGCACTTTTAAAAATGGCTGAAGGTCTTAAAGTAGACAAAGTAGTAGCCATGGAGTCTAGAGGTTTTATGTTTGGGACACTATTGGCTGCAAGACTTGGGGCGGGCTTTGTTCCGGTCAGAAAGCCAGGCAAGCTTCCATTCTCAACACTCAAAGAGGAATATGCACTTGAGTATGGAACAGATGCTCTAGAAATGCATACCGATGCAATCCAGGAGGGAGATCATGTTTTGATTCATGATGATGTACTGGCTACAGGTGGTACTGCTGAAGCAACCGTGAAGTTGGTAGAAAGAGCAGGAGGTAAGGTAGTACAGCTTTCTTTTCTGATGGACTTATTATTCCTGAATGGAAGAGACAGGTTACAAGAATACGAGGTGAAATCACTTGTCAGCTATTAA
- a CDS encoding LuxR C-terminal-related transcriptional regulator yields the protein MNINLERTIGVWSEINGESGTDQSDFNIEAYRNQISDLSSIGPAVYYMFDYNVKDYIYISGDVKSVFSYDKSDLTVHKIFSKVHPEDQPFFAVKARMTMDFTNRNLPLNKAKDYKIVTDFRVKDMSGEWRRVLQQFKVIETTADNKLSVILGSYTDITFLKGVSYNDNTVSFLGLNGEPSYYNVKPDPYYVHQYVGVGSMMTGRELEILDYIAKGYTSKEIAEKLFIAEETVKKHRKNILEKSGKKNITELIADFIRKGLL from the coding sequence ATGAACATTAATCTTGAGAGAACGATAGGTGTTTGGAGTGAAATTAATGGTGAAAGTGGAACGGATCAAAGTGATTTCAACATAGAAGCATACAGAAATCAAATTTCAGATTTGTCCAGTATAGGCCCTGCTGTTTACTATATGTTTGATTACAATGTAAAGGACTATATATATATCAGCGGTGATGTCAAAAGTGTATTCAGTTATGACAAGTCTGACTTGACGGTACATAAGATATTCTCAAAGGTACACCCTGAAGATCAGCCATTCTTTGCTGTAAAAGCTAGAATGACCATGGATTTTACGAATAGAAACTTACCACTTAATAAAGCTAAGGACTATAAGATAGTGACTGACTTCCGTGTAAAGGACATGAGTGGGGAGTGGAGAAGGGTGCTTCAACAATTTAAAGTGATTGAAACTACTGCGGATAACAAGTTGTCCGTGATTCTGGGGTCATACACTGATATCACATTTTTGAAAGGGGTTAGCTATAATGATAATACGGTATCCTTTTTAGGGCTGAATGGAGAACCATCCTATTATAATGTAAAACCTGATCCATATTATGTCCACCAATACGTTGGGGTTGGTAGTATGATGACTGGTAGGGAGCTGGAAATTCTGGATTATATTGCAAAAGGCTATACCAGTAAGGAAATAGCAGAAAAACTATTCATTGCTGAAGAAACTGTCAAAAAACATCGGAAGAATATCCTTGAGAAGTCTGGCAAGAAAAACATTACAGAGTTAATCGCAGACTTTATTAGAAAAGGATTATTGTAA
- a CDS encoding gamma carbonic anhydrase family protein, with amino-acid sequence MPVIKSVRGFKPEWGKECFIAENATIVGDVKMGDQCSVWFNAVVRGDVNSIIIGDKCNIQDGAVIHCTFEKTKTILGNNVSIGHNAIVHGCTIEDNVLIGMGAIVMDNAIVKEGCFVAAGAIVLENSVLESGYLYAGIPAKKIKPLDERLTATFERTANNYVKYSSWFKDEE; translated from the coding sequence ATGCCTGTCATAAAATCTGTCAGAGGCTTTAAGCCTGAATGGGGTAAAGAATGCTTTATTGCCGAAAATGCAACCATCGTTGGAGATGTAAAAATGGGAGACCAATGTAGCGTTTGGTTTAATGCTGTTGTCCGTGGTGATGTAAACAGTATCATTATCGGAGACAAGTGTAACATTCAGGATGGCGCTGTGATTCATTGCACATTTGAAAAAACGAAAACCATCCTTGGCAACAATGTCTCCATTGGTCACAATGCAATTGTTCACGGCTGCACAATTGAAGACAATGTACTGATAGGAATGGGAGCTATTGTTATGGACAATGCAATTGTCAAAGAAGGTTGTTTCGTTGCAGCTGGCGCTATAGTGCTCGAAAATAGTGTCTTGGAGTCTGGTTACCTATATGCTGGAATCCCTGCCAAAAAGATAAAACCTTTGGATGAACGACTGACAGCAACTTTTGAAAGAACAGCTAACAACTACGTTAAATATAGCAGTTGGTTCAAAGACGAAGAATAA